In the genome of Triticum urartu cultivar G1812 chromosome 5, Tu2.1, whole genome shotgun sequence, one region contains:
- the LOC125507251 gene encoding proline-rich receptor-like protein kinase PERK9: protein MPAANTTSILPHPPIHPTPPSVVPLHPPPSKKIHLRSRSPPPSPPIQIPSSSSRGRTARQSPSSATSRPRPVPPRRPPLRLSRGRPALRTPPLSRRRPTPARPHPPPEQEDARADQEDTLLHLGHHTRLTPGEARAMSSELFLLSPDAPAAKPPSTKAMPACSPPSAAQIPTSIRTLHWQISVIFPFHFSYYWSEDVRMRNCMIVDTATV from the exons GCCGCCAACACTACTAGTATACTCCCACACCCCCCGATCCACCCCACCCCACCAAGCGTTGTCCCACTCCACCCACCCCCGTCTAAAAAAATCCACCTCCGATCCAGATCCCCTCCACCTTCACCTCCGATCCAgatcccctcctcctcctcccgcggaCGCACGGCGCGCCAGTCGCCTTCTTCCGCGACCTCGCGTCCCCGTCCCGTCCCACCGCGGCGGCCCCCACTTCGCCTCTCCCGCGGCCGCCCTGCCCTCCGCACGCCACCGTTGTCGCGGCGTCGCCCCACACCCGCCCGGCCGCACCCACCTCCGGAGCAG GAGGATGCCCGAGCTGACCAGGAGGACACCCTTCTGCACCTCGGCCACCACACAAG GTTAACACCTGGAGAGGCTCGAGCTATGAGCAGCGAGCTGTTCCTACTGTCGCCGGATGCTCCAGCGGCAAAACCTCCGTCGACGAAGGCAATGCCCGCTTGTTCGCCCCCTTCAGCCGCTCAGATCCCGACGTCAATAAGGACATTACACTGGCAGATTAGCGTAATTTTTCcttttcatttttcttattattggAGTGAGGATGTTAGAATGAGGAACTGTATGATAGTAGATACGGCAACAGTGTAA